One genomic window of Halobellus limi includes the following:
- a CDS encoding amidohydrolase family protein, whose product MPEIIDATSHIMSSEALDELEKVHPTSELDSLRNAPRMFDVEGRIEYLDKNGIDRQVINLAAPMLWQGIDPDDALEATRVANNEIRRIADEHPDRFIPTATVPFLTDEYVDEVRRCVEDLGMSGVQIFSNIDGRMLDDDDFEEFYATVDDLDIPIWIHPQLADWHDYDQSHTWIYKMLAWPFDTNIALARLIFSGVLDRHENLEIISHHLGGSFPYQIGRIRSWYQTRTEEPELYQNPAIADLSEPLDAYFDRIYGDTAVSSQGESYPLECGLEFFGADNVVYSADYPFGPDKGQYWATEIIPLIEELDIPAADREKIFSGNIKRLLDL is encoded by the coding sequence ATGCCCGAGATCATAGACGCGACCTCGCACATTATGTCGAGCGAGGCGCTCGACGAACTGGAGAAGGTCCACCCGACCTCCGAACTGGACAGCCTCCGCAACGCGCCGCGGATGTTCGACGTTGAGGGACGGATCGAGTATCTGGACAAAAACGGGATCGATCGGCAGGTGATCAACCTCGCCGCGCCGATGCTCTGGCAGGGCATCGACCCCGACGACGCCCTGGAGGCGACCCGCGTCGCGAACAACGAGATCCGACGGATCGCCGACGAGCACCCCGATCGGTTCATCCCGACGGCGACGGTGCCGTTTCTCACCGACGAGTACGTCGACGAGGTCCGTCGGTGCGTCGAGGACCTCGGAATGTCCGGCGTGCAGATCTTCTCGAACATCGACGGGCGGATGCTCGACGACGACGACTTCGAGGAGTTCTACGCGACCGTCGACGACCTCGACATCCCGATCTGGATCCACCCCCAACTCGCCGACTGGCACGACTACGACCAGTCCCATACCTGGATCTACAAGATGCTGGCGTGGCCGTTCGACACGAACATCGCTCTGGCCCGACTCATCTTCTCGGGCGTTCTCGACCGCCACGAGAACCTGGAGATCATCTCTCATCACCTCGGCGGGTCGTTCCCCTACCAGATCGGCCGGATCCGCTCGTGGTATCAGACGCGGACCGAGGAGCCGGAACTGTACCAAAACCCCGCCATCGCCGACCTCTCGGAACCGCTCGACGCGTACTTCGATCGGATCTACGGCGACACCGCCGTCAGTAGCCAGGGCGAATCGTACCCCCTGGAGTGCGGACTGGAGTTCTTCGGCGCGGACAACGTCGTCTACAGCGCCGACTACCCGTTCGGTCCCGACAAGGGACAGTACTGGGCCACAGAGATCATCCCGCTGATCGAGGAGCTCGACATCCCGGCGGCGGACAGAGAGAAGATCTTCTCGGGCAACATCAAGCGGCTGCTGGATCTGTAA
- a CDS encoding aldehyde dehydrogenase family protein, whose amino-acid sequence MSQERVEHRGMFVNGEYHKNESTFSVEDPSTGGQIASVTDAGESGVDAALDSAERAQAEWAAMDPVERGRVLRDVARALEAHVEELAEISTREIGRPIGQSRGLVANAVDYVDYYAGMTDKIEGQTFPLKQSNQAFSRKEPIGISAQIVPWNAPVLLCFRGVAPALAAGNAVVVKPSPFAPGVILKLAEIASEAGLPDGLFNVVPGLVETSKSLTTDPRVDQITFTGSVSTGQIVGKTAIDQVVPTVLELGGKSPAVVFDDADLDDALDGAMKAITLVNGQVCFATTRIFVHEDVYDEFKERYVDAVESITLGPGSEDPDLGPVISADAVEEIDGYVQSAVDEGATVLTGGRPADREGNFYEPTVVVGVDDDAAISCEEVFGPVINLYSFSEEEEVIRRANDTEYGLYATVWTNTLDRAHRVANGIEAGSVMVNQYAGSRPQTPFGGYKKSGLGREKGMQAVDHYTQLKTINVDIGSVGDE is encoded by the coding sequence ATGTCTCAGGAGCGCGTCGAGCACCGCGGGATGTTCGTCAACGGGGAGTATCACAAAAATGAGAGCACGTTCTCGGTCGAGGACCCCTCGACCGGGGGACAAATCGCGTCGGTGACCGACGCCGGCGAATCCGGAGTCGACGCCGCGCTCGATTCCGCAGAGCGCGCACAGGCCGAGTGGGCGGCGATGGACCCCGTCGAACGCGGCCGCGTGCTGCGCGACGTCGCCCGCGCGCTGGAGGCCCACGTCGAGGAACTGGCCGAGATCTCGACGCGGGAGATCGGGCGTCCGATCGGCCAATCGAGGGGGCTGGTGGCCAACGCGGTCGATTACGTCGACTACTACGCGGGGATGACAGACAAGATCGAGGGGCAGACCTTCCCGCTGAAACAGTCGAATCAGGCGTTCAGCCGGAAGGAGCCGATCGGGATCAGCGCGCAGATCGTGCCGTGGAACGCGCCGGTGCTGCTCTGTTTCCGCGGCGTCGCCCCCGCGCTCGCCGCCGGCAACGCCGTCGTCGTCAAACCCTCGCCCTTCGCGCCCGGCGTCATCCTGAAACTCGCCGAGATCGCGAGCGAGGCAGGTCTCCCGGACGGGCTGTTCAACGTGGTTCCCGGACTGGTCGAGACGAGCAAGTCGCTGACCACCGACCCGCGGGTCGACCAGATCACGTTCACCGGCTCGGTGTCGACCGGCCAGATCGTCGGGAAGACGGCGATCGACCAGGTCGTCCCGACGGTCCTGGAACTCGGCGGCAAGAGCCCCGCCGTCGTGTTCGACGACGCCGACCTCGACGACGCGCTCGACGGGGCGATGAAGGCGATCACGCTCGTCAACGGCCAGGTCTGTTTCGCGACGACGAGGATCTTCGTCCACGAGGACGTCTACGACGAGTTCAAAGAGCGGTACGTCGACGCCGTCGAGTCGATCACGCTCGGTCCGGGCTCGGAGGACCCCGATCTGGGGCCGGTGATCTCCGCCGACGCGGTCGAAGAGATCGACGGCTACGTACAGAGCGCGGTCGACGAGGGGGCGACCGTGCTCACGGGCGGCCGGCCGGCGGACCGCGAGGGGAACTTCTACGAACCGACGGTCGTCGTGGGCGTCGACGACGACGCCGCGATCTCCTGTGAGGAGGTGTTCGGGCCGGTCATCAACCTCTACTCCTTCTCCGAGGAGGAGGAAGTCATCCGCCGGGCGAACGACACGGAGTACGGCCTCTACGCGACCGTCTGGACGAACACGCTGGATCGCGCCCACCGCGTGGCCAACGGGATCGAGGCGGGCAGCGTGATGGTCAACCAGTACGCCGGCTCCCGGCCGCAGACGCCGTTCGGCGGCTACAAGAAGAGCGGTCTCGGCCGCGAGAAGGGGATGCAGGCCGTCGATCACTACACGCAGTTGAAGACGATCAACGTCGACATCGGCTCCGTCGGCGACGAGTGA